A genomic window from Vitis riparia cultivar Riparia Gloire de Montpellier isolate 1030 chromosome 18, EGFV_Vit.rip_1.0, whole genome shotgun sequence includes:
- the LOC117906058 gene encoding laccase-15-like — protein MWLIMKVFLLQILVFQLFGGGIHCQASTRRHTFVVREASYTRLCSTKKMLTVNGQFPGPTIYAMKGETIIVDVHNRGKENVTIHWHGVNMPRYPWTDGPEYITQCPIQPGSKFSQKIILSSEEGTLWWHAHSDWTRATVHGAIIVYPKNGTKYPFHKPNAEVLIILGQWWKIDVNAIRDKGLASGADANASDSLLINGQPGDLLPCSKSSTFKLTVDHEKTYLLRIINAALHEPLFFSIAKHKMTVVGTDGSYTKPLTRDYITIFPGQTFDVLLEANQRPDHYYMAAKTYSDAPAGRNIFDNTTTTAIVQYRGYYSPSSPPFLPHFPAFNDTIASLQVMATLRSLADAEHPCNVPLSTSTKLIYTVSVNSYPCFNDSCSGSNGSRSAASINNISFHTPTIDILEAYYYNISGVYGDKFPSVPPVVFDFTAYYLPLLYQLPSAGTEVRVLDYNSTVEIVLQGTNLVAGVTHPMHLHGHSFYVVGWGFGNFDENRDPLHFNLVDPPHQNTISVPKNGWVAIRFEASNPGVWFMHCHVERHLTWGMETVFIVKNGKHPEAQMLPPPSDMPPC, from the exons ATGTGGCTGATCATGAAGGTTTTCCTCTTACAAATTTTAGTGTTTCAACTTTTTGGTGGTGGCATCCATTGCCAAGCTTCAACCCGTCGGCATACTTTTGTG GTGAGGGAAGCTTCATATACAAGGCTTTGTAGCACCAAGAAAATGTTAACAGTAAATGGACAATTTCCGGGACCAACTATATATGCTATGAAAGGAGAGACGATCATTGTCGACGTTCATAACAGGGGAAAAGAAAACGTCACCATTCATTG GCATGGGGTGAACATGCCTAGATATCCATGGACAGATGGTCCCGAGTATATCACACAATGCCCAATTCAGCCAGGGTCAAAGTTCAGTCAGAAGATCATCCTTTCCTCTGAGGAAGGCACTTTATGGTGGCATGCTCATAGTGATTGGACCCGAGCCACCGTTCATGGAGCTATAATCGTCTATCCCAAGAATGGAACCAAGTATCCTTTTCACAAACCTAATGCAGAAGTTCTCATCATATTAG GACAATGGTGGAAGATTGATGTGAATGCGATTCGAGATAAAGGGCTTGCAAGCGGAGCTGATGCCAACGCCTCTGATTCTTTATTGATAAATGGACAACCCGGTGATCTACTTCCATGCTCAAAATCAA GCACATTCAAGCTAACAGTGGATCATGAAAAGACCTATCTACTTCGCATAATCAATGCTGCCTTGCATGAGcctctcttcttctccattgcCAAGCATAAAATGACAGTGGTTGGAACAGATGGTAGCTACACGAAACCATTGACACGAGATTATATCACAATATTTCCTGGTCAAACCTTCGATGTCTTACTAGAAGCTAACCAACGCCCGGATCACTATTACATGGCGGCTAAAACTTATTCTGATGCCCCAGCAGGTCGTAATATTTTTGATAACACAACCACCACAGCTATTGTACAATACAGGGGATACTATAGTCCATCTTCACCTCCCTTCTTGCCTCATTTCCCTGCATTCAATGACACAATTGCATCGCTTCAGGTCATGGCCACCCTCCGAAGCTTAGCAGATGCAGAACATCCTTGCAATGTCCCATTGAGCACAAGCACTAAACTGATTTACACCGTTTCTGTAAACTCGTACCCATGCTTCAATGATTCATGTTCAGGGTCCAATGGGTCGAGGTCTGCTGCAAGTATAAACAACATAAGCTTCCATACCCCTACAATTGACATACTAGAAGCTTACTATTATAACATTAGTGGTGTATATGGAGATAAATTTCCTAGCGTTCCACCAGTGGTGTTTGATTTTACAGCATATTATCTTCCATTACTCTATCAGCTGCCGAGCGCCGGAACAGAAGTAAGGGTGCTCGATTATAACTCCACAGTGGAGATTGTTTTGCAAGGGACAAACTTGGTTGCAGGGGTAACCCACCccatgcatctccatggacacaGTTTCTATGTTGTTGGATGGGGATTTGGGAATTTCGATGAAAATAGAGATCCTTTGCACTTCAATCTGGTGGATCCTCCCCATCAGAATACCATCTCTGTTCCTAAGAATGGTTGGGTTGCAATCAGATTCGAGGCATCCAACCCTG GAGTGTGGTTCATGCATTGCCATGTAGAACGCCATCTGACTTGGGGCATGGAAACTGTGTTCATAGTGAAAAATGGTAAACACCCAGAAGCTCAAATGTTGCCTCCTCCATCTGACATGCCACCATGTTGA